From the genome of Prionailurus viverrinus isolate Anna unplaced genomic scaffold, UM_Priviv_1.0 scaffold_40, whole genome shotgun sequence:
CGACACGGCCGTCAGGCAGGAGGGCGCTTGGCTTTGGGGCCACGGAGCAGCCAGAATAACGGGGTCAGAGGGAAGGGGCGCAGGTGATGCCGGCTGCCGTCTCGGGCTCTCCCCGAACAGGGGCGAGCCCCCAAGACCCGAAGCCTCGGGATGCAGCCGGGGCTGTGCTCTGCGGATCTTGCCCAGGAACCgctctttctcctttccagcATGGCCCCAATGCCCCAGCCAACCATCGTCGGCCTCTCTGGTGTCCAAGCCAACAACCCCCAACTCTCCAAGTGGGCACAACCAGGGAAGCAGCCTCCTTGACAGAACGCGCCTTCTTCCCAAGGCACCTTTCCATCCAGGTGAGGCCCCCCTGCCTCGTGGCCTGGGCTAGGTATCACGGCCAGGTCGTCAACCTCGAGCCCTGGCGGTGCGGCCTTCCAAAAAGGCCCCGGGGTCATAAATCATTCTCGTCTCGACGTTTAGTAGTTGGCACCTTGCTGGTCTACTCGCCCCACACGAGAGACGTCGGACAAGATTTGCTTCGAATTTCTGCTGTTGTTGTTGGCCTGAAATTCCCATAACGTGCAACGAACCATTTTGAAGCGTCCTATGCAGTGACATTTAGCGGGGTTGGAGGGTTTTTTGGGAAACGCTCCTCCAGACAGAACCTGCAACAATGCAGGCGTTAAACCTTGCGAGATTCCGATCCAGCAGTCCTGGGGGGGCCGAGACCCCTGTGATTTTCTTAAGGTGATTCCGAATCCTTTTGGCATGTTCACGTTGCCCGGGGTACACGGAGCCCTTCTTCGTTAAATTAAGGATCAAGAGGAAGGTAGGCTATGGGGCCACACAGGCGATCGTTACTATGCTTCCTGGGAAGGGTGGGTCCTGACAGCGCCCCTTCGGAACCCCACACGGTGGCCTGGTGCCAGGCACTCCTCCGGCCCCCTGTGTGAGCTGGCACGTGTTCTCCCTCTGGGGGCCACTGCCTCTGGCTCTCACGCACCCCCCAGCGTCGGGCCACTCACCGTGATCACCTTGTTTTCTAGATCTGCTCCTCCCGCCAGGCTGAACCCAAGGCCGGCCCCTTCCTCTTTGTGCAACACGGTGACGTGGATGCTGTCCAATTGCTGTGGAAGGAAACACATACGTTTAAAACGTCCGCCGCGCCAGCCTGAGCAGTTTAACCAGCGTGGGACCTCGGGCTGATTTGATCTCGAGCCCCATGGGGCTTGGCCACGTGCCAAGTGATGTCACCTCCTCAAACCTGTTCCATCATGTGGACAGAGAGGACTGTGCTTTCTGGAGTCCTAGGAAGCTTAGAAGAGAAAAAGTGTGTATGTCAGGTGCAGTTCCCGTCTCCTCCCCTGGCCGCCCCGCCCTCACCCACACCTGTTCCAACCCGGCCAGGCGCCACTAAGTCGGGGAAACCCAGCGTGTGGGGTGACGCAGCTCTACCACTGCAGCGTGGGGCGAGGCCGGCCCCTGGGACACTGGCAACCCCAGGGGTCACGGCTGTTCTGCAGGGAGCGcttgctccttctctcttcctgctcctcctggGGGTAGAGCAGCACAGGAAAGAGCCCAGCGGACTCCCGGCTGCAGCGCACGCGCACgcccacgcacacacacgcgcccACAAGAGCCCACGCGCACACACCCGCAAGAGCCCATACACATGCGCGCGCACAAGAGCCCACGCACACGCGCGTCCACGCACACGCACGCCGACGCACACACGCGCGCCCATAAGAACCCATATACACACGCAcccacgcacacacgcgcgcccACAAGAGCCCACGCACACGCGCACCCCTGCACGCACACGCGCCCACAGGAGCCCACGTACACACGCGTGCCCACACACACGTGCGCCCCAAGAGCCCACCCACACACGCACGCCCACAAGAGCCCACGCACACACCCACAAGAGCCCATACACATGCGCGTGCACAAGAGCCCACGCACACGCGCGCCCACGCCCGCTGACGCACACACGCGCGCCCACAAGAGCCCATACACACGTGCAcccacgcacacacgcgcacccACAAGAGCCCACACACGCGCGCGcccacgcacacacgcgcgcccCTAAGAGCccgcgcacacacgcgcgcgcacacacacgtgccccCCCACAAGAGcccacgcacacacgcgcgcccacgcacacacgcacgcccACGCACACACATGCTTCCGGCCTGCACGTGGGCTCACAGGAGCCAAAACAATCCTCCTGCGCTGTCTGGAATCAGAGAAGCTCCTTCTGGTCTTGACCCGAGGCCCCAAGCTGAAATGCATACTGGGGGCCGGGCAGACCGCTTACAGGAGCAAACTGTGCAGACGTGAGAGATTTAGGGGTGACGGGAACTGCCGAGGACCAGGCAGCACGTCCCCCCGCCCAAAGGAACCTGCTGCGTGGCCGCGTAGACCCAGCGCTACCCGACCGGTCCCTTTAAGCAAAGAGAGAAGCCGGACAACCAGGTATCAGTTCAGGTTTCAGAATATTCAGACTATGATGATTTATAACATCCCCACGCAGATCAACGAAAATACACCTGCGCTTGCACGTGGCTCCTGGCCCACGAGTTGGCCGTCGCTGTGAGGGAACGACCTCACGTGAAGAATTCACTCGCTCTGGCACCACCGGGGCACCTGTCGTGCAGCTGACTCTGTGACCCTTGGGTGTGGAGCCCCCAAGACCCAGAGGGATGAAGGGATCTCaccacccacctccaccccagcacTGGCCCACATCTCCCCACTTTGACCCAAGTTATCAGGTTACTGGCCCTGTAAGGGGCCCTCGTCCGGCAGAAAAGCAAATGGTCTCCCGGTGACACCCTGCACAAGACAGCTCTCTGTGTTCTACACACTTTTCCCTGAGCTATTTCGTGTGAATAAAGCCCCGGGGGACCATGGTGCCAGGGTACTACGGGTGATGGGTGAGTCGTAGCCCAGGGCGTCTTGTGCGGCTCAGGCTAAGCCACACCCTTGACCTGGAGAATTCCGACTATGATGCCTCCCTAATCGTTGCAGAATCTTGGATGATTCTGGTGCGGAAAGCCTTTGCAGATCTGGGGCAACGCAGGAGGGGGCAAGCCCTTGAGCGCCTGAGCTGAGCGGACCTCAGCTCTGCCCGGCCACTTCCTCTCCACACATCTTGCGGTTGTGCTCAGAAGCCTAAGGGAAGTGGCACTTTCGCAATGACTTGAGTGACTTTGGGGGCGGGGCCTCACAAGCCCTGGAAGGAGCCCCCTCTCTCGGTGGGCAGGGGAGGTCTCCAGGGTCAGAGCTCAGAAATTCCCACGGCTTACAACAGCACGGTGCCCTGAAGCATCTCCTGGACCTGAACGCCAGGCCGGCAGGCCGTGGGATGTGCACGAGGCACAGAACTTGGGGGCAGaaaacctctgtgaccttgagctgaGCTCACCTGGCTCCTTTATAAAATGGCTCAAAAGATGCAAGGAGCCAATGATCGCAAGCACTTTAGAAGCCACCAAGCTCCGTTCGAGTGGCGGGTCGAGTCTCGGGGGTCCAGTGAGGCCCTGTCCCGCCCCCACGGGCTCCGACCCCGCTCTGGCCGCGGCTCGGAGTACGGCCTTGGTCCCTGTGGGCGCTTGCAAAGAAAGCCTACCTTTAAGGTCGCTTCATCCAGAACCTTCACTTCCTCGATGAGCTTCTTTAATTCCTCGGCGCTCAGCAGAGAGATAACCGATTGGCCAGACTGAGGGGAGCAGTGGTCCCGGCTGTCGGCTTCCGTGGGCTCCCCGAGCCCCTCCGTGTACTCTCTCAGCTCTGAAAGGCTTTCGTACAGACACAGCGCGCGGGACGGATCAGAATATTGATGGGAGCTCACATTTAGCGCATGACCGCTCCGCAGCAGATACGGGGCTGAGCACTGATGTGCATGCTATTATTTGGCGCAAGAAATCCGAGCAGATGCCGGCACCCCTCCACGACAGCcgtgaggaaactggggctcccGGAGGGTCGACGCCTCGTCTGTGGTCACATGGCTACGGAATGCCCAGATCTGGGACTCACAATCGCAGACCGTGGTGCGTCTGACTCCAGAGTCGGTGTGTCCAAACCTCGGCACCTCCCCCCGGAGTGTAGGGGACGCTTTGGACAATCTGCCCCAATGCTGGCAGCCCCGGGGCCTAGAaacaccctccccgccctccgtGACAGCTGCCCTCAGCACCTGCGTGTCCACCATCGACACCTGCGTGACCCCCCTCGGCACCGAACGACCACAGACAGCGCCCACGCAGCCAGCATCTGGCCTTCCGTTTTCTTCGGAACTCGTTTTGATATTCGTAGCCGGGTTTTTCCAGCTACACCTCATATTTTGCAGGAAACTGTGGTTTCACTGACAGGAAACTACGGGTCCCTCTGGCTGGCAGATCTTTACCGCCAGCAGGGGGAGACGTCCCGCGGCAGTAAATTCTAACGGGGAGCCTCGGCGAGAGCTCCCGGCCGGGCACCCTCAACGTTACGGGGTACCTCCACAGCTGCCCGCTCTGGCTAGCGACCCGTGCGCCGGTCTGGCCGTCTAGACCCTGCTCTCAGTGTTTCCAGGGTCACCCCTGCTCCTTCCCAGGCTGTCTGCAGCGGCTGCCACACGAGACGTCAGGGTCAGCGGGTCCCAAGCGCTCCCGGGCGGTATCAGAATGAGAAGTAAAGCCGGGCAAACGCAGACTTGTTCTGATCCGGGACGGGACCGTGGGGAGACCCCCTCCTAATCTCAACTGAAGAGCGGACTGAGGGGGCCAGGGAGTCAGCGCCGGAGCCGGACTCCCCCGGCACCCGGTTCCGGGGGCCTGAACCCCCGTGCAGGGTGGGCCTGGATTCCttccggggcggggaggggggcggtcgtCACCTCCCGGCTCCAGTCTGGCCTTCCCGAGCAGGAGCATTCGCTTTCCAAACCTCCGTGGGCCGCCGGCGCCTCCCccgaccccacccccccccccagaacagGTGCCGTGAGACTCCTCCTTCGCAGGGAACGTGTAACGCGCACGCACACGCGCAGAACGGCCCTTCGGTACCCCCGAGACCAAGTTCCAAGGACAAGTGCAGCTGCAAGAGAAAGGACGATGGGGAAGCAGAGAAGACGGGAGGGGGAGGCGGGCACCGGCCGTACTCACTTGAGGGAGAACCCCGTGTCCGAGGCAGGCGGTTCTGCAGCACTGCTCGCGGCCGGGGCGTCGCTGGCCGACGGCGCGGGACAGCCCCCGTCCGTGGGGGTGCAGGCAGCCTGGCCCCAGGAGACAGAGGACGGGAGGCACAGCAAGGACTTCATGACAGCCGACGACACCCGGCTACTGATGGAGTAGAGCTGACTGGTCTTCTCGCCCGGCGGCTTCACCTCGCAGGACTGGGTCCTGGACAGCGGGAAGCTTCGTGCCCGCTGGCCGGGCACCTTGACCACCGGGCCTCGGGGTTCCTCCGCGTGTGTCGGCAGCAGCCTCAGGAGAGGGTCGGGGTCGGGGAGGGGGGCTTTCTGGCTGGACTGCCGTCCCGGGAGAGGGGACCCCGACGCGCCCGGGTCCCCGGGctcggggtgggtgggggggccctGCGGCACCTGCTCTCgctctggctgctgctgctgctcggAGGTGGGGGCGGCCCCTCGCCCCGAGAGGCCAGAAAGCCCACCTCCCTCTCGCTCCCCCGGGGGCCGTGCTGCCTCCCCGACGGAGGCCTCGAGGCTCGTTCTCTGGGCTCCTCTGCTGGGCAGCTGACAGGAGCCGAAGGTCTCAAAAGAGCTGATTCTCTGCCTGATGGAGGAGAAGGCCCGCGTGGGCGGCCCCGGGGGGCGCTCCCTGGAAGCAGGTGCCGGCTGGGCGGGGGAGGCCAGGTCGGGCGGCC
Proteins encoded in this window:
- the IL16 gene encoding pro-interleukin-16 isoform X4, with translation MDYSLDIAAEEPWVRISDCIKNLFSPIMSDGHGHRPLQPGASLGEEDRVQGRPDGTPPEPGATGAAPKVCKSVDSGTVKKGPPVAPKPAWFRHSLKSLRTRAADPRRPPDLASPAQPAPASRERPPGPPTRAFSSIRQRISSFETFGSCQLPSRGAQRTSLEASVGEAARPPGEREGGGLSGLSGRGAAPTSEQQQQPEREQVPQGPPTHPEPGDPGASGSPLPGRQSSQKAPLPDPDPLLRLLPTHAEEPRGPVVKVPGQRARSFPLSRTQSCEVKPPGEKTSQLYSISSRVSSAVMKSLLCLPSSVSWGQAACTPTDGGCPAPSASDAPAASSAAEPPASDTGFSLNLSELREYTEGLGEPTEADSRDHCSPQSGQSVISLLSAEELKKLIEEVKVLDEATLKQLDSIHVTVLHKEEGAGLGFSLAGGADLENKVITVHRVFPNGLASQEGTIQKGNEVLSINGKSLKGATHNDALAILRQARDPRQAVIVTRKPALEAAPDLNSSTDSTNSASVASDVSGDSTEATVHTVTLEKTSAGLGFSLEGGKGSLLGDKPLTVNRIFKGAASEQSETIQPGDEILHLAGTALQGLTRFEAWNVIKTLPDGPVTIVIRRRSVQSSGTTAAGDP